In Rhodamnia argentea isolate NSW1041297 chromosome 1, ASM2092103v1, whole genome shotgun sequence, the genomic window TCAGCCAACGCCTCATTGGCGAATCAGGCCTGTTCGTTTAGACTTAcgaaaaccaaaaaacaattttttcttttctttttacaaaaatCTAAACACTAATTCAAACTTTAAAAGataatgaaaaatttaaatggGAATCCACATGTCAACATTTATATAAGGTACTTAAATTTAAAAGAAGGACAAGGTGCGTGTGCTGcaataattgaaaaagaaagatactAAAAAGGTAGAAGTCGCTCCAGACACATCCTTATATTATTTGAGAGTGTCTACCATATGGTGTTGAAAGTGCACATCGCAATTTTGCTTGAATTTTCTGATATAGACAACTTTAGAAAGCTACTTACAAATGTGAAAATGAACAAAGTCAATCCATTTAGAGATAGTAGATGCATACCCTCATAAATTTACGAATTTGAAGAAAACAATGTCCGTGTGCCATTGAGTTATGTTCCATGCAAATTACCTAAGTTGCATATCAAAATATTCCCAAAAGTTGTATTGTGCATGACGATATTGCTGAAAGCTTTCTATCCAAGATAGTGTGAATAATCTAATATTTGAGGTCATCCACTGCAGAACTTCAGAAAGCTACTTACAAACATGAAGATGCCTAGAAACTTGCGAAAGAAACAATGTCAAACGGACACTTCAAAAAAAGTACATATGTAATCCACATATAATTACGAATTGAAGAAAACAATGTCTGTGCCATTGAGTTACGTTCCGAGAGTATAACCAATAGTTGCACATACAAATTCTTATTAGCACTATTTTGTCATTGGTTAGCATGTCAAATGGACAAAAAGGATGAGCCCAACACTAACCCTCTGGAAAGAGATATGCTTTGCTGAGTGCAGGACGTTCATAAGGGGCCACCTGAAATACAGCACAAATAAAGTATGAACAATGAGTTTAACCATCTAATCATGGAAAATGACACCCAATACATGGGCTAATTCTCGATAGGATAGGCAGGGCCTGCATCAGAAAAGGGATGAAGACAATGACACATAGATACGTGGAAAACATTCTTAGACAGGCATTATGGGAAAATGAACGATAAAAAACCCCCTGTGGATGTTATTTCACCTCAAAAGAGTACTACCACTACCAGTTACTCAGCAACTCCATCAGTAGCAGTAGACAATGCACGTGCTTTGCTATTCAAGAGAAAAGCTTACGGCTTCTTTGGAAATGATTGCAAGTTCGCCTGGCTTAAGCCCCTGCTTGGCAAACTCTCTGGCTGCATACCCCTGCGATATTGCAGTGGTTTATTCAGGTAATGACTAAGCAAAATCACACAAGTTGCCTcagttcaataaaaaaattcacatccaAAAAACGGAACCGCACAccaaatatacaagataaaactACAACAGAAAAATGAGCACTTTGAAGCATAAGGGAAATTTAACACTATAAATGATCTGAGATGCAATGTTGGTCAAATCTGTCTGCACTTTCCAGAACCCACTAATTTAGATCTTAAAAGGCAAAGTGATTACTGAATCCCAAATTTCAGTCCCCCAAACCCCCAAATTCGCCTCCAGATTCTACGATGCCATACCACAGAGCAATATAGTAGGGCTTCAAACAGTCACGCCATCAAGAACTACATCACAAAGTCTCCCGGTCACGATCAAGAACCATCTCCCCATATGACAGTCTATCTACAAGCTAAGCACAAAACCAATAAAATTGAGATCAATTAAGTTCACCGATGACTCGATTCACCAAAAATTGAGATGCATAAACACCAAGCCGGAATCAGGAGCGCATTTCCGAGTCACTTCTTTCCCGGTAAACGCCAAAACAGACAGCCACGGAACCTCAACGAGAGTGTAGGAACAACAGCACATCAATCCAGAAGACGGTGAAAGAGAGGACGAGAGGGAGGAGGAACCACTCACAGCGGCGACGCCACCGCCGACGATCACGTACTTGAAGCTCTTTTCCGCCATTTTTACAGGCCAAAGAAATGGATCGACGGACCGAGAAGAGTACCTTCGCTTCACTGTCCTCGACCTTTTCTGTTTGCAGAAAaagtgaaggagagagagagagagagagagataaataaataaaaattgcagGAAATGGGGATTTGTCGGAGATATATAGGGCGACTCCCCTCTGATTGGCTGCCTGTGGGGAAATCGGACAGTGTGAATGGAATCAGTACACGTGGCGGGTCAGTAGCCGTCTGTCGCTGCCGACGGTGCGATTGCCACGACATCATCTTGACTTGTTCTCATAGTCATTTATTAacgggaaaattttaaaaaaaactctaaaatgctctcattttctcacataataaattgaagtgaactttattttaaataaaagcttgaCGTATTATTATTGTCAACCTAAAGTAGCTatggttatttcaaataagggtttgaccTCGCCAGTTGGTTGGCTAGTCAAATTTTCTAATCGATTAAGGCATTTTGTAAAAAGTataaatttaatccaattttattGCAAGTTGCAATgctatcttcttctccctcttggAAATATGAAATTCTGAACAACCGAGCCCCATTGCTTTCCCAGGAACAGCGTGCCCTACCATGTTGTTGGACGGTCCAGACACTCAtttaagaagaagaacaacaagcATTAAGCTCAAAAGAAAGCTGCACTGACCAGAGGAAGAGTGATAGTTGGaagaataagttaattttttttttcaaagtgtTGTTGTCTTTATTCTAGTAGTTGACCTAATTTATTAGCTGTGGAGACTAGtgacccttttggaaaaatgccTATAAATACTCTCTTGCATCTTTCTGTGACTTTGCGCTCTTCGGTTTGAGTGTACGAAGGGAGAGAAGCTATCTGCCTGCATTAGTTTACTACTTCCTCATTGCTCAAACTCAAATTGACATGATCTTGAACCATCTTTTCTATTGCTGATAAACCCTTTACGGCTCTAACATTTTGTTGCAAGGAGCTTTCCATTCCCATATACTTAGCCGACTCGTCATGAGGTTTTCCATGGTGATGTGCAAGCCGACGGCACGACCCTTGCTCGACGCGGCGGGCACGGTCCGAAGGTCGGACATGGACTTTCTGATCCCTTGGCGTCGGAAGGAGAAGGTCGTGCTGATATTAGGTGCGGCCGGGGCCGGCAAGTCTAGGCTCTCCATCGACATCGCGTCCCGTTTCCCCGTCGAGATCGTGAACTCTGACAAAATCCAAGCGCACAAGGGGCTTGATGTCGTCACCAACAAGATCACCGAGGTGGAGCAATGCGGCATCCCCCACCATCTTCTTGGGACGATCCCTCCCGATGCGGACTTCACGGCATCGGACTTTTGCGATTCTGCACTGCTTGCCATCGAGTCAATTAGGGCCCGTGGCAACACCCCGGTTATTGTCGGAGGCTCGAATTCATACATTGAGGCCTTGATCACGGACGGTGATTACCGGTTTCAATCAAAGTACGAATGCTGCTTCCTATGGGTCGACACGGCCATGCACGTGTTGCACTCATTCGTGTCTAAGCGGGTCGATAAGATGGTCGAGAGGGGAATGGTCGAAGAGGCGAGGAACTTCTTTGATCCCGACGCGGAATACTCAAGGGGAATCTGGCGCGCCATCGGGGTTCCTGAACTGGACTTCTTCTTCCGTACCGAGAAGTTCTTGGACCTACAAGCCCGTGCTCGGTTGCTCGAAGAAGCGATAGAGGAAATCAAGAACAACACGTGCAAATTGGCATACCGCCGGTTGGAGAAGATCCACAGGCTCCGTAACCTGAAGGATTGGAATCTGCACGGGATGGATGCGAGACCATCTTAATTTCCTCTATCGCTTCTTCGAGCAAGTCCTCTACGTCGTACAGCACGTGCAAATTGGCATACCGCCAGTTGGATAGAGGAAATTAAGATGGTCTCGCATCCATCCTGTGCAGATTCCAACCCTTCAGGTTACGGAGCCTGTGGATCTTCTCCAATCGGCGGTATGCCAATTTGCACGTGTTGTTCTTGATTTCCTCTATCGCTTCTTCGAGCAACCGAGCACGGGCTTGTAGGTCCAAGAACTTCTCGGTACGGAAGAAGAAGTCCAGTTCAGGAACCCCGATGGCGCGCCAGATTCCCCTTGAGTATTCCGCGTCGGGATCAAAGAAGTTCCTCGCCTCTTCGACCATTCCCCTCTCGACCATCTTATCGACCCGCTTAGACACGAATGAGTGCAACACGTGCATGGCCGTGTCGACCCATAGGAAGCAGCATTCGTACTTTGATTGAAACCGGTAATCACCGTCCGTGATCAAGGCCTCAATGTATGAATTCGAGCCTCCGACAATAACAGGGGTGTTGCCACGGGCCCTAATTGACTCGATGGCAAGCAGTGCAGAGTCGCAAAAGTCCGATGCCGTGAAGTCCGCATCGGGAGGGATCGTCCCAAGAAGATGGTGGGGGATGCCGCATTGCTCCACCTCGGTGATCTTGTTGGTGACGACATCAAGCCCCTTGTGCGCTTGGATTTTGTCAGAGTTCACGATCTCGACGGGGAAACGGGACGCGATGTCGATGGAGAGCCTAGACTTGCCGGTCCCGGTCGCACCTAATATCAGCACGACCTTCTCCTTCCGACGCCAAGGGATCAGAAAGTCCATTTCCGACCTTCGGACCAGGCCCGCTGCGTCGAGCAAGGGCTGTGCCGTCGGTTTGCACATCACCATGGAAAACCTCATGACGAGCCGGCCAAGTATATGGGAATGGAAAGCTCCTTACAACAAAATGTTAGAGCCGTAAAGGGTTTATCAGCAATAGAAAAGATGGTTCAAGATCATGTCAATTTGAGTTTGAGCAATGAGGAAGTAGTAAACTAATGCAAGTGGATAGCTTCTCTCCCTCCGGACACTCAAACCGAAGAGCACAAAGTCACGTAAAGATGCAAGAGAGTATTTATAggcatttttccaaaagggtcaCTAGTCTCCACAGCTAATAAATTAGGTCAACTCCTAGAATAAAGACAACAacactttgaaaaaaaaaattaacttattcttCCAACTACCACTCTTCCTCTGGTCA contains:
- the LOC115743279 gene encoding adenylate isopentenyltransferase 3, chloroplastic-like, with the translated sequence MRFSMVMCKPTARPLLDAAGTVRRSDMDFLIPWRRKEKVVLILGAAGAGKSRLSIDIASRFPVEIVNSDKIQAHKGLDVVTNKITEVEQCGIPHHLLGTIPPDADFTASDFCDSALLAIESIRARGNTPVIVGGSNSYIEALITDGDYRFQSKYECCFLWVDTAMHVLHSFVSKRVDKMVERGMVEEARNFFDPDAEYSRGIWRAIGVPELDFFFRTEKFLDLQARARLLEEAIEEIKNNTCKLAYRRLEKIHRLRNLKDWNLHGMDARPS
- the LOC115743278 gene encoding adenylate isopentenyltransferase 3, chloroplastic-like; translation: MRFSMVMCKPTAQPLLDAAGLVRRSEMDFLIPWRRKEKVVLILGATGTGKSRLSIDIASRFPVEIVNSDKIQAHKGLDVVTNKITEVEQCGIPHHLLGTIPPDADFTASDFCDSALLAIESIRARGNTPVIVGGSNSYIEALITDGDYRFQSKYECCFLWVDTAMHVLHSFVSKRVDKMVERGMVEEARNFFDPDAEYSRGIWRAIGVPELDFFFRTEKFLDLQARARLLEEAIEEIKNNTCKLAYRRLEKIHRLRNLKGWNLHRMDARPS